ccagctaggtttattttatttattttataaaaattatctttatatatatttaatattttcttcaattcaCCATTAGTGAGTCTTATTAATGTTTTGTTGCCTTTGGCTAGGAGCCTTCTATTTTGGTGTCCAACTCTCtgaaaataaagtttaatttgAATGTGTTAAATATATAGCTAGCGCTTTTTGAATCAGAATTAAACTTACTCGTCAAAAACATAGTTTAGTTATTATTCTTCTATCAACTTCATATATTGACTACTGCGGCGCAACTcgaaataattgaaatatattgaCTATTATTTTTCGTTCAATTTCTTATTCGAcagaaattataataattaggCTTCAATGTTAGTATCAAATAACAAGAaagaactttaaaaaaaaaaacttcgaTATTGAATTGACTAAATATTGTTTCCTCTTGACAATAGATATGTGAAGACTAACTCAACATCAttgtatatattttagtataaaaAGAGTGATAGTTTTAcgagataaatgaaataataaagagTTGACATACAATCTTTTGGAAAGgtgatattcttttttttctttttaagcaaTTACTTATATTGGGACATTTGAAAAGTTAGAAAAATATCATGTGTGAACTGACcttattaagtttttaattctgatattctaattaatttcatgtttaatGATACGTCCTTATATAAATTgacataacatattcaaaagAACATGGTGTTTAAAgagcacatatatatatatattaaggtaCATTGTTCAaattaaaatctatttaatATGATACGGAGGggatacttattattaatatgagTAAAATTTAAATGGTGACACAAAAAGATTCTGTTActgtaaataattaaaaaaaaaaaagaagaagagagagagacCATAATTAATATAAGGAGGTCCCATATTCTATTGgcataattatttataaaaaaacaagagGTAGGTTTGTATTAATGATTTATATTGACCCTCCCATCATTATTGTGGAAAGCCTAACCTTTCTTCTTTGAACATATGTCAATTTGTTATTTGTGCCACCCATTTTggtgaaaattttaatatttcaatgACTTAGGTTACAAGGTGAGATGACCTTAGATAAGAAGTATGATTGAGATGGTTTGGCTATGTTAAGAGAAGATATGTAGCAAGAGATGTGCGAGATGTTGGTTATAGAGGGCATGAGGAGAGGTAGAGGTAGGCCGAAGAAGTACATCAGGGGAGAAGTGATAAGACATGATATGATGCAGGTTCAAGTTACCGAAGATGTGATCTTAGATAGAAAGCGTGAAAAACACGTTTTATAATAGCATATTAGTAGGTAGTGTAAGGTTGTCTTGCTTAGTGTGGTTGGTGTTTTGTCATTTTACTAGTTGTTTTATTGTAGTTCTTGTTTTTGATATATAACGTTGATTAtcacattattttattgttgtccTTGCTCCCTTCTGACAGACTTTGCACCGGTTTCTTGTTGCTTACTATCTTGTTGCTAAGGGTCTTTCGAAAACAACCTCTTTGTCTCATCCTGAATGATTCTCAACCCACTAACTCATTAACAGAGTCAGAACCAAAACTACTGGCACTACTATAAAAACagcttttagcggcaataaatattgacaataataaagagtgttaaagtctttatcGGCATTAGTTAACTGTCATTAAAACCAatatcgctaaaggctttagggacatataaaATGTTAACTGCCgctaaaagtatatatttagcTCTTAATTTGTCGCTAATAATCATTTTTCATGTAGTGTAAATTCGGCTTATACCATACATCTCCTAATATGCCTTGGTAAAACAACGCAAGTACTTTTACTTTATAATAAATAGCTAGTGGTAGTAACAAAGATGGCTGTTTAACATATACTTTTCCAtcttcaccaaaaaaaaaaaaatcctgaAGACTATAGTAGTTCATCCTTTATACAATACTGGCAATCAGGAAGAAGCCAGTGACTAATTGGTTTTATCCCTTTACTAGACCATCTGTTCACAAGGGCCATTTCGAGTTTCCGAACCTGCAAGAACCAAAACGAAAGGAAGTGAGGCGGAGGCAGAAGTCCAGATACTAGTTTGGTCGAACTCAGTAGCTTTTGGTTAAACCATGTACGTGtattaataaattagttaaCTATGTACCGAAATTAAATTTAGAACCCAATTATTAGCACTGGGAGTCGTTATTCTAAAATTCAGAATTCATAAACTTAATATTTTGACTTTGTGCCAAGATGCCTTGTTAGTTTTTCCTTCATTCAGCAGTATTTTGCCTATATGCCCGACATAATTTTCCGACGAAGGGTGTTCATCTGACCACCCTTACCAAGCTGTAGCTCCGCCCCTGAACCCAGTGTAGTCCCCACAAGTGCGGTTTCGGGAGGTAGAGTGTACACCTTACCCTCTTTACCTTTGAGAAGGTGGAGAGACTATTTTCGAAAGACCTTTTCCCCTATTCAGTATACATGCCAATTCTATTGAAGACAGGTAGTTTGATGCAAAGGGGTGATATAAAATAGTTTTAGGCATCAAAAGATGGCCTCTGATGACGAATTTGTAATTCAGCTGAGATTTTCAAGTATAAGAGAATGGGACATTCTCTCTACAGTCAATACCAAGGATTTAACTTATACATATATTGAatcctaaacttggcttcaaattttaactttgacctccaactttcataatgcacaaacagacatttaactatccaacttttaaataaataaacacatgagttctacatgacacaatacacgtaggacaccacgtaggacaaaaaatgacatgtaggacatgtgtgtctatttgttctaCTTGTGCACaaccaaagttgaagggcataaatgtgattcgaagccaagttaaagggcacatttatttattatgccATTTAACTTTGAGATGAAATCCAGTAAAGAAAAACCATCAGTAGACAATTAAATAGGTACCAGTAATGAATCTTATCAATGTCTGTCTTGGTCGGAGGACTAAAAGAGAAAATGGCTAAGAACCCCCTTCGGGGATAACCGATAATATTGAAAGTTGAAACTATACAGAGAAGAATTAGCATGGGCTTTGCACAAGGATGTTACACACAGATTGAGAAATGGTCGAAATCTTAAAAGAACTTTTCGGGAAAAAAGAAAGTGGCACTCAAAGGTAGAGAATCAGCTTAAAACTTTCAACTTGCTTGTTCCATGTGAACACAAGCTAAAGTTATTACCACACTAAAGAAAATATGACAATGCAGATAGCATATCTGCAACTTAATAAGGTCGagaaatcattaatcaaaagaaGAGAAGATCCAAAAATCAGTACAAACATAGGAGTTAGCTTTAGTACAAACATGCGAGTTAGAGAAAAAGCTTACGTTTGGTAGTCCAAGAGAACTCTTATAAAACAAATAGTCAAAGCAGTTCGATAATCTATTTTCCGTTTTTTATATCCCTTAGtaaattgaaatattataaatcacatGATGTCAAAGGAGTAATGTAATCAATATTAATTCATTagaataaacaaaaagttttattAGCTTCATCCCAGAAGGCAGGTTTGAGAAGCTTTACCTGCTTCACAATAAATGGTTCCTGTGAGAGACTTAATGGTGCTGTCAAAATAGTAAGAAAACCATTTCTGTTTCCATAAACTATGTCTGTGAGAGGCCGATCACCCACCTGCAAAAGAAGCTAAATGAGAAAAGGATCGAGaaaccttaaaaaaataaaggaaagaagaaccacttctaCCATAATAAGTCTCGAGGATTTGCAACCGAATTGCCTTTCAATTTCTTCAGCTATTCCAGCTGGCTTCTTCAGCCCTATATTTAGTGTTAAAAAAACAGCATATACAAGTCGCAGTAACTCAATGCTATGTTGTTCGGATCTTCAAAAAATGTTGTTGCACCGATGTCGGGTCCTTAAAAAATACTCTAGTTTTGGAGGATACAACGTGCACCCCGTTCCATTTTGTGAAGAGTGTGAGCAACATAGAGGTTGGTTTAAGTGATAAAAGAGAATTACGATACAAAGGCTACCATAgtaaataagtaatttttaaagttatagTCCCCATCATAGTTTATATTACACATAGAGGCGGAGGTAGAATATTCACAATGGGTTTGGGCAAACTCGGTAGTTTTTGCTTAGACCTTGTATTTGCATGAGGAAATCTGTTAAGTATACTGCAAATCCAATAACGAAGACAAGCTATAGGTGAAATGACAGTTCGAACCCTATAAACTCGCCTCTGATTACACACTTGTTTGATCCAATTCAGCTAATAATATTACCCTACACAACTTTCTAATCTTTCAAGAACTCAACTTCATGTAATTCCTCATACTTTAAACTTTGATGTGACGCTTTCGCTATCAAACTAACTTTATAATCAATACTTCAATGCTTACTTCAAATGTAAGTAAAATAACATGTAACGTCTTAAATATGTCCTAATCAAACACCGTCACACAAGAGCGGATGCAAATAGCATAGGCATAGACAGGAACAACTTACTATGCCTAATGACTTTAATTCCGATTGCACGTTCAAGAATCCGAGCTTTTCTACCATCAGGATCATATTCAGCTAGTCCTACAAATTCCGAAATCATCAAACACTCAGTTCTgcagaaaaacaaaaaaaagaaacaccTTTAAACATTAAAGTTACAAGAAAAAACACGATACCAAATACGAATTCCTAATGAAATTTACCCGCAGAGTTGCTAAAAACAGCAATGTTGTTGCCAAACAAAGCTTTACACTGTTCCATTGATGAAGCAAGAGGAGACCACAAGTTCAAAGAATAAGGAACTGTAATTGTATTGTCCTTATCGAAAACCACGCCTTCGAATCCCCTTCTCTTCAGCTCAGCCCAATCAATATACCTTATATCTTGCACAAACACATGTGGAATTGCCAAATGCttgtctttaaaaaaaatcccaaCAGAAAAAGAAACCCCTTCTACATTAATCCTCTGCCCCAATGCAGCTTTAATCCTTGCCCACCAACTGTTCGATCGAATGCCCGAATGAACAATCACTTCAACCCCCTGCTCTTTTACATCATTTCTGTAATGGGGTTTCTCTTTTTCAACAGAAAAGTTCATTTCTTGCCAATATACATCTTTCTGTCTAGTATGCTTCTCTTGTTCTTGGTGACAACTGTGTGTGTAAGTAACAAGTGTTTTCTTGAAATGAAGTGACTGTTTGAAGGGAAATTTTTTAGGAATGTAATGGAAGTAAGTGTTCCATGGTGTAATTGAAGTAGATTGCATAATCAAgaataaaccaaaaaaatttatagttgTAGTTTGATTAAGGAAGTGTATGTATAATGTGTGTAGATAAGGTAAAGTTTTTAATGGAATCTCCATGTTTGTACATCATCATTCTACATTTGTCACAAAAAACAGGGTGGGGTGACAAGAATGTTGTCTTTGGCTTGTAGCCACTCAAATTTGAGGGACAAGACCTTTTTTAGTTGGAAATTTGATGAGGTTTTGAGAAATTTGGGCTTGAGTATATATTGTTGGCAAGAGGAATCATTGGGCCTATATGAACTTAGGGAGGCTTCATTTCAATAATGGGAAAATTACATGGATGGCAAACATCCCTATGTAATTAGTTAATaagggtatagtttaatttatttacagTTAGTAAatatagtttcaatttttttaccaTAATTAATGGAATCCACTATCTATTTGTATAcagaataaaaataatcatccaaagatttatatataattttattcaaaatcaaatttatctCTCTTATTCTCATTCCATATCTTTTCCTAAAATTACTCTTCCCTTCTAATTTCAATTTCCATTGGGAAAATTTTGACCTTCTCCCTCCGATGTTCTTCCACTTTTCATAGGCAACCGCCAAATTCATGgctttctatatttttttcttgattcctTCTacaacaattgtatatgtagtATGATTgttagttttttcatattttttttaaaaatctttattaCTTATCAGATTACAAGtcttttaaaataagaatagaTGATTTATGTCCATGTATGAAGATTACGAGAGGTAAGTCATTGCATGTCAATGTTGTTGATAATCCACCTTCGTTTCAATTGGGTTAACTCAGGATTCTGGGTTAATGTAGGGTCTATGGCAAAACATAAACAAGTTTAAGTTGAACAATCTATTGAAGAATTGAGaaccatgaaaaaaaatgaCCCAATGGCAATTCATAAAGTCATCAACAACGCGAAATCTAGCGgcattaagattgttgaaggTGGAAGTAAGAGAAAAGTCATAAACATTGATTCAGAAGAGATTGAATCTGCCTCTTCAGAACTGGACAAATCTGAAGAATATCGGGAACATCAGGTAGTgtaatttatatacaaattacaaagTTATGTATATAGTGGTTTGTATATTAAGtaaatatatacaaagtatTATGAAACAGTTCTTAATTGTATATTCTATTAGTTGTATACCAATTACTAAAGTTAGGTATATAGTGGGTTGTATATTAAGGTAACATATACAAAGCCTTATGAGGCAATAGCTATttgtatacaattatttaattttgtatacaGAAATTTGTAAATCATtctataatattataatatattatacaaattcgtcgatatatacaaaaaattatgaacataataaaatattgtatatataaacaTTACACCCTCAAATATAGAAACATATTTCAAGCTTACTATATATAcgattaacaaataaatattatatacaatcagtttaatcattaattttttttaaaaaaaataaaaacatgaaatcacaGATGCACGTATataactataatatatataccaaATTATTGTACATTATACAAATTCCTAGaattatacaaaaagaaaaaataggaacataataaaatattgtatacaaacagattacccaaaaaaattaaaagaatatatgaTGGTCATATACagtttaaaacacaaaatcaattacacacaaatattgtataaaaattatatacaatttcgcaaatatatacaatataatcaatttatatataaatatatctatgt
This portion of the Solanum pennellii chromosome 12, SPENNV200 genome encodes:
- the LOC107007464 gene encoding uncharacterized protein LOC107007464, whose amino-acid sequence is MEIPLKTLPYLHTLYIHFLNQTTTINFFGLFLIMQSTSITPWNTYFHYIPKKFPFKQSLHFKKTLVTYTHSCHQEQEKHTRQKDVYWQEMNFSVEKEKPHYRNDVKEQGVEVIVHSGIRSNSWWARIKAALGQRINVEGVSFSVGIFFKDKHLAIPHVFVQDIRYIDWAELKRRGFEGVVFDKDNTITVPYSLNLWSPLASSMEQCKALFGNNIAVFSNSAGLAEYDPDGRKARILERAIGIKVIRHRLKKPAGIAEEIERQFGCKSSRLIMVGDRPLTDIVYGNRNGFLTILTAPLSLSQEPFIVKQVRKLEMALVNRWSSKGIKPISHWLLPDCQYCIKDELL